One part of the Humulus lupulus chromosome 9, drHumLupu1.1, whole genome shotgun sequence genome encodes these proteins:
- the LOC133799797 gene encoding uncharacterized protein LOC133799797, with translation MELMAHKFTNWDFYSSLVTEGRILIIWRKIFVRLIIIEETNQYVNCFVKMAGQRHAFSATFVYGLNTVEERKRLRQSLPRLTLPAKSWVILGDFNAIFIVKNRSGGKPISKSELTDSSQWLAGNQVDSIKSTGSFFTWKNNQDGPTRIYSKIDHVFTNEDWLDFFPNSTAVFRWETASNHCSCIVSATSMENMGVKLFRFYNFWTDHQDFKEVVLNSWRKPINGAGLKAIYLKTMRLKHRLKRFNRDNIGDIGVKYQAAKGANVPQVFCSKKQNYLVTEGRYEHLLFSCLLEKASFMGSPNSDTTKINLQCVELGTKLSIDQQLSLLKPFSHKEIRDAYFSIPIIKSPSPDGFGYAFSRPIACCSTIYKCISKLLCSRLAMVLLDLVQLNQGAFVQGRSIAHNILIFQDLINNYGRTSTSPRCAIKIDLSKAYDTGSLSAVRVLKVALEEFSSATGLHVNTSKSHFFFGGVNAADRQTIAHEI, from the exons ATGGAGTTGATGGCTCATAAATTTACAAATTGGGATTTTTATTCCAGTCTTGTTACTGAAGGCAGAATATTGATCATTTGGAGGAAGATATTTGTCAGGCTTATTATTATAGAGGAGACTAATCAGTATGTCAACTGTTTTGTTAAAATGGCTGGTCAGAGACATGCTTTCAGTGCTACTTTTGTGTATGGGCTCAATACAGTGGAGGAACGGAAGAGGTTAAGGCAAAGTTTACCTAGGCTTACTCTCCCTGCAAAGTCTTGGGTTATCTTGGGTGATTTTAATGCCATATTTATTGTTAAGAATAGAAGTGGTGGTAAACCTATTTCCAAATCGGAACTGACGGATTCTTCTCAATGGCTTGCTGGGAATCAAGTGGATTCGATTAAAAGTACTGGATCTTTTTTTacatggaaaaataatcaagaTGGGCCTACTCGTATATACTCTAAGATAGACCATGTATTTACTAATGAGGACTGGCTTGATTTTTTCCCTAATTCCACAGCTGTTTTTCGCTGGGAAACTGCCTCTAACCATTGTTCTTGTATTGTTTCTGCCACGTCCATGGAGAATATGGGTGTTAAACTGTTTCGGTTCTATAATTTTTGGACAGATCATCAAGATTTCAAAGAGGTGGTTCTGAATAGCTGGAGGAAACCGATTAATGGGGCTGGTTTGAAGGCTATTTACTTGAAGACCATGAGGCTGAAACATAGATTGAAGAGGTTTAATAGGGACAATATTGGAGATATAGGAGTGAAATATCAAGCGGCAAAGG GAGCAAATGTACCACAGGTTTTTTGCTCAAAGAAGCAAAATTACCTGGTTACGGAAGGGAGATATGAACACCTCTTATTTTCATGCTTGCTTGAAAAAGC AAGTTTTATGGGTAGTCCCAATTCAGATACTACGAAGATAAACTTACAATGTGTTGAGTTGGGTACCAAACTCTCGATTGACCAACAGCTCTCTCTCTTGAAACCATTCTCTCATAAGGAAATCCGAGATGCATATTTTAGCATTCCCATCATCAAATCCCCGAGTCCTGATGGGTTTGGTTATGCTTTTTCAAG GCCTATTgcttgttgttctaccatataCAAGTGCATATCAAAATTGTTGTGTTCCCGATTGGCCATGGTACTTCTTGATTTAGTTCAACTGAATCAAGGCGCTTTTGTTCAGGGTAGATCTATTGCTCATAACATcttgatattccaagatctcatcaATAATTATGGGAGGACATCTACCTCTCCTAGATGTGCCATTAAGATAGACCTAAGCAAAGCTTATGACACT GGGTCTCTATCTGCTGTTAGAGTGCTCAAAGTAGCTCTAGAGGAGTTTAGTTCTGCTACAGGGCTCCATGTTAATACTAGCAAATCTCACTTCTTTTTTGGGGGAGTTAATGCAGCAGATAGACAAACCATAGCTCATGAGATTTAG